A region of Lycium barbarum isolate Lr01 chromosome 3, ASM1917538v2, whole genome shotgun sequence DNA encodes the following proteins:
- the LOC132630344 gene encoding metallothionein-like protein type 2 B gives MSCCGGNCGCGSGCKCGSSCGGCKMYPDMSYTESTVTESLVLGVGPEKTSFGAMEMGESPVAENGCKCGADCKCNPCTCSK, from the exons ATGTCTTGCTGTGGTGGAAACTGTGGTTGTGGATCTGGCTGCAAATGCGGCAGTAGCTGTGGagg ATGCAAGATGTACCCCGACATGAGCTACACAGAGAGCACCGTGACTGAGTCTTTGGTGCTTGGGGTGGGACCTGAGAAGACAAGCTTCGGCGCCATGGAGATGGGAGAATCCCCTGTCGCTGAGAATGGCTGCAAATGTGGAGCTGACTGCAAGTGTAATCCTTGCACTTGTTCTAAATGA